The proteins below are encoded in one region of Nitrosomonas ureae:
- the purF gene encoding amidophosphoribosyltransferase, with protein sequence MCGILGIVAKSPANQLLYDGLLMLQHRGQDASGIVTAQGNTFHMHKGLGLVRDVFRTRNMRALTGNMGIGHVRYPTVGSAASPAEAQPFYVNSPFGIVLSHNGNLTNAEQLNHELFRTDLRHVNTNSDSEVLLNVLAHELQESTRNCQLDPEAIFSAVAGVHRRCKGAYAVVAMIAGYGLLAFRDPYGIRPLVFGTAENEMGDEYLVASESVALDTLGFRLIRDVGPGEAIFIDENGNFYNKQCAQSSSLNPCIFEYVYLARPDSVIDGISVYETRLNMGEYLADKIKKSMSHLNIDVVIPIPDSGRPCALQLANCLGVNFREGFVKNRYVGRTFIMPGQQQRRKSVRQKLNAMSIEFRGKNVLLVDDSIVRGTTSREIVQMAREAGANKIYFASAAPPVRYPNVYGIDMPTRQELIATDRDTDEICAEIDADYLIFQDPDALNHAVSVVSPAVNKFETSCFDGIYITGDVTPGYLNSLEFQRNSSQLSHYTRYNTQLDLSLVFSE encoded by the coding sequence ATGTGTGGAATTCTCGGCATTGTTGCAAAATCACCGGCCAATCAATTACTTTATGATGGCTTGTTAATGCTGCAGCATCGCGGACAAGACGCGAGCGGTATAGTAACAGCGCAAGGCAACACCTTTCACATGCATAAAGGGCTTGGTCTGGTAAGGGATGTATTCCGCACTAGAAACATGAGAGCGCTGACCGGGAATATGGGTATCGGTCACGTACGTTACCCCACTGTCGGGTCTGCAGCCTCTCCGGCTGAGGCTCAGCCCTTTTATGTGAATTCTCCGTTTGGTATTGTACTCAGTCATAATGGGAATCTGACAAATGCCGAACAGCTTAATCATGAGTTGTTCAGAACTGATCTAAGACATGTGAATACCAATTCCGATTCAGAAGTGCTTTTAAATGTTCTTGCACATGAATTACAGGAAAGTACGCGCAATTGTCAACTTGACCCTGAAGCTATTTTTTCTGCAGTAGCTGGCGTACATAGGCGCTGTAAAGGTGCATATGCGGTTGTAGCTATGATTGCCGGATATGGATTGCTCGCTTTTCGTGACCCTTATGGAATACGCCCCCTGGTATTTGGAACCGCGGAAAATGAAATGGGCGATGAATATCTGGTTGCTTCCGAAAGTGTTGCTTTGGATACACTGGGATTCAGGCTGATACGTGATGTAGGTCCTGGAGAAGCTATTTTTATTGATGAAAACGGCAACTTCTATAATAAACAATGTGCTCAATCTTCTTCATTAAACCCTTGTATTTTTGAATATGTATATTTAGCTAGGCCTGATTCTGTCATTGATGGAATTTCTGTTTATGAAACACGGTTAAATATGGGAGAGTATCTGGCTGATAAAATTAAAAAATCAATGTCTCATTTAAATATTGATGTGGTTATTCCCATACCGGACTCGGGCCGTCCTTGTGCTTTACAGTTAGCTAATTGTTTGGGAGTAAATTTTCGTGAAGGCTTTGTTAAAAATCGATATGTTGGCCGGACTTTTATTATGCCGGGACAGCAGCAGCGACGTAAATCAGTGCGGCAAAAATTAAATGCAATGAGTATAGAATTCCGTGGAAAAAATGTTTTGCTGGTCGACGATTCCATTGTACGTGGCACTACAAGTCGTGAGATTGTGCAGATGGCGCGCGAGGCTGGTGCAAACAAGATTTATTTTGCTTCAGCAGCTCCCCCGGTGAGATACCCCAATGTGTATGGTATCGATATGCCAACGCGCCAAGAACTAATCGCAACTGATCGCGATACGGATGAAATTTGTGCTGAAATCGACGCAGATTATCTGATTTTCCAAGACCCGGATGCACTCAATCATGCGGTTTCAGTTGTTTCACCCGCTGTCAATAAGTTTGAGACCTCATGTTTTGATGGAATCTATATTACTGGCGATGTGACGCCGGGTTATTTAAATTCTCTCGAGTTTCAAAGAAATTCCAGTCAATTATCACATTACACCAGATACAATACTCAATTGGATCTGAGTTTGGTTTTCTCCGAATAG